In the Paenibacillus sp. FSL H7-0357 genome, one interval contains:
- a CDS encoding ABC transporter ATP-binding protein — protein MEFLKIENLCKVYGKGENQVTALDHVSLTIEKGEFTAIIGSSGSGKSTLLHIIGGVDVPTSGKVYLDGQDVYAQSNEKLAIFRRRQVGLIYQFHNLIPTLNVMENITLPILMDKRKVNEERLNDLLDLLGLKDRKMHLPNQLSGGQQQRVSIGRALMNAPAVMLADEPTGSLDSRNGHEIINLLKLSNQKYRQTLLIVTHDENIALQADRIIGISDGKVVRDERQVARS, from the coding sequence ATGGAGTTCTTAAAAATTGAAAATCTATGCAAGGTCTACGGCAAGGGCGAAAACCAAGTTACCGCGCTTGACCATGTTTCGCTTACCATCGAAAAGGGGGAGTTTACCGCAATCATCGGCTCCTCCGGCTCCGGCAAATCCACATTGCTTCACATTATCGGCGGCGTGGACGTGCCGACAAGCGGAAAGGTGTATTTGGACGGGCAGGATGTATATGCCCAAAGCAATGAGAAACTCGCCATCTTCCGCAGGCGGCAGGTCGGACTGATTTACCAGTTTCACAACCTCATTCCCACTCTGAATGTGATGGAAAACATCACCTTACCTATACTGATGGACAAGCGGAAGGTCAACGAGGAACGGCTGAATGACTTGTTGGACCTGCTTGGGCTGAAGGACCGGAAAATGCATTTACCCAACCAGCTTTCGGGCGGTCAGCAACAACGCGTTTCCATAGGACGCGCTTTGATGAATGCCCCGGCGGTCATGCTTGCCGACGAACCCACGGGCAGTTTGGACAGCCGAAATGGACATGAAATTATCAACCTGCTGAAATTAAGCAATCAAAAATATCGGCAGACTCTTCTCATCGTCACGCATGACGAAAATATCGCCCTGCAAGCAGACCGCATTATCGGCATATCAGACGGCAAAGTAGTGCGGGATGAGAGGCAGGTGGCACGGTCATGA
- a CDS encoding sensor histidine kinase, with protein MLRNREFRQFATLFSLMAAAAVMLGFAINEAAGILAIASAAAFGTAFFVFTKARYKSIARISNQIDLVLHNADHLYIGESDEGELSILHSEITKMMLRIREQNDALIKEKEHLADSLADIAHQLRTPLTSANLILSLLANSPDENERKAFVRETEELLVRMDWLITSLLKLSRLDAGIVVFQSGQIDVNNLICAALRPFLISMELHDIDLQMDVPKGVMIQGDSGWLSEAIQNILKNCLESAGENGKIEIVCTDNPLFTGIAIHDSGAGFEKEDLPCLFDRFYRGKNPNATGYGIGLSLCKMIITRQGGTITAKNHPQGGAVFAIRFPK; from the coding sequence ATGCTTCGGAATAGAGAGTTTCGGCAGTTTGCCACTTTGTTCTCCTTAATGGCCGCCGCCGCTGTAATGCTGGGATTTGCAATAAATGAGGCGGCGGGAATCCTTGCCATTGCTTCTGCCGCCGCCTTTGGCACAGCGTTTTTCGTGTTTACCAAAGCCCGATACAAAAGCATTGCGCGGATTTCAAATCAAATTGATCTTGTACTTCATAATGCTGACCATCTGTATATTGGTGAATCAGACGAGGGCGAACTTTCCATTCTGCACAGCGAGATAACAAAAATGATGCTGCGTATTCGGGAGCAAAACGACGCGCTGATAAAAGAAAAAGAACATCTTGCCGATTCGCTTGCCGACATAGCCCACCAGCTCCGAACTCCGCTCACATCCGCGAACCTCATTCTGTCATTGTTAGCGAATAGCCCTGATGAAAACGAGCGGAAAGCATTTGTACGGGAAACAGAGGAATTGCTTGTGCGGATGGATTGGCTGATTACTTCTCTATTGAAATTATCCCGCTTGGACGCAGGCATTGTGGTGTTCCAAAGCGGGCAGATCGATGTAAACAACTTAATATGCGCCGCGCTTCGCCCGTTTCTAATCTCAATGGAACTGCACGATATTGATTTGCAAATGGACGTGCCGAAAGGGGTAATGATTCAGGGCGATTCGGGTTGGCTTTCGGAAGCCATTCAAAATATCCTCAAAAATTGCTTGGAAAGCGCTGGCGAGAACGGGAAGATTGAGATTGTTTGCACGGACAACCCGCTGTTTACCGGGATTGCTATCCACGACAGCGGCGCGGGCTTTGAAAAAGAAGATTTACCCTGCCTGTTTGACAGGTTTTATCGCGGGAAAAACCCCAATGCTACAGGATACGGGATTGGACTTTCTCTCTGCAAGATGATTATAACAAGGCAGGGAGGGACGATTACCGCAAAAAATCACCCGCAGGGCGGTGCGGTATTTGCTATTCGTTTCCCAAAGTGA
- a CDS encoding response regulator transcription factor yields MKRIFLVEDDKAIAKNLILLLRSEGFTVLHAPTRSEALAALAGNKFDLALIDISLPDGNGFTVCTEIKETHDVPVIFLTASGDEASVVTGLNMGADDYITKPFRPRELIARIGTALRKSGRSGADFEIRGLHVDTASGVVKKNGSEVFLSALEYRLLLVFISNPKSIITRGKLLDELWDAAGEFVNDNTLTVYIKRLREKIENDPASPQIILTVRGTGYRLGGGHASE; encoded by the coding sequence ATGAAACGGATATTTTTGGTTGAGGACGATAAGGCAATCGCTAAAAACCTTATACTTTTGCTCCGCTCAGAGGGATTTACAGTCCTCCACGCCCCTACGCGGAGTGAAGCCCTTGCCGCACTTGCCGGGAATAAATTCGACTTGGCGTTGATTGATATTTCTTTGCCTGACGGAAATGGCTTTACGGTTTGCACGGAAATCAAAGAAACGCATGATGTACCCGTTATCTTTCTGACGGCTTCCGGCGATGAGGCGAGTGTTGTTACCGGGCTGAACATGGGCGCGGACGACTATATCACCAAGCCTTTTCGTCCGCGCGAACTGATTGCGCGAATTGGAACCGCCCTGCGAAAAAGCGGCCGTTCCGGGGCGGATTTTGAAATTCGCGGGCTTCATGTCGATACGGCAAGCGGCGTTGTGAAAAAAAACGGCAGCGAGGTTTTTCTTTCAGCATTAGAATACCGCTTGTTGCTGGTGTTTATTAGCAATCCAAAAAGTATTATCACGAGGGGCAAGCTACTTGATGAATTGTGGGACGCGGCGGGCGAGTTTGTCAATGACAATACATTGACCGTGTACATCAAACGCTTGCGGGAGAAGATAGAGAACGACCCGGCAAGCCCGCAAATTATTCTGACCGTTCGCGGGACAGGGTATAGATTGGGGGGCGGGCATGCTTCGGAATAG
- a CDS encoding tRNA dihydrouridine synthase has protein sequence MTNNFWRDLPRPFFILAPMEDVTDVVFRHVVSIAARPDVFFTEFANTESYCHPEGNHAVRGRLTFTEDEQPIVAHIWGDKPEYFRQMSIGMAKEGFKGIDINMGCPVSNVAENGKGSGLICRPETAAEIIQAAKAGGLPVSVKTRLGFSDLDEWRGWLTHILKQDIVNLSIHLRTREEMSKVDAHWELIPEIKKLRDEVAPDTLLTINGDIPDRQTGLRLAEEYGVDGIMIGRGIFQNPFAFEQEPKDHSSEELLDLLRLHLDLYDKYSVQAPRSFSPLQRFFKIYVRGFCGASELRNNLMNTKSTSEVRALLDEFGSKEHDGVEEHGD, from the coding sequence ATGACAAATAATTTTTGGCGTGATTTACCACGGCCTTTTTTTATACTGGCGCCTATGGAAGATGTGACGGATGTTGTTTTTCGCCATGTCGTAAGTATTGCTGCCAGACCGGATGTGTTTTTTACGGAGTTTGCGAATACAGAGAGTTATTGTCACCCGGAGGGGAACCATGCTGTGCGCGGGCGTTTGACTTTTACAGAGGATGAACAGCCCATCGTAGCTCATATCTGGGGAGACAAGCCTGAATACTTCCGTCAAATGAGCATCGGTATGGCGAAAGAAGGATTCAAAGGCATCGATATTAATATGGGTTGTCCTGTATCAAATGTAGCAGAGAATGGGAAGGGAAGCGGCCTGATCTGCCGTCCGGAAACCGCAGCGGAGATCATCCAGGCCGCCAAAGCCGGGGGACTGCCTGTCAGTGTGAAAACAAGACTTGGTTTCAGTGACTTAGACGAATGGCGCGGCTGGTTGACCCATATTTTGAAGCAAGACATTGTTAATCTGTCTATTCATCTGCGCACCAGAGAGGAAATGAGTAAGGTGGATGCCCACTGGGAACTGATTCCGGAGATTAAGAAACTCCGTGATGAGGTGGCACCAGATACACTGCTGACCATTAACGGGGATATCCCGGACCGTCAGACTGGCCTGAGGCTCGCTGAAGAGTACGGTGTGGATGGTATTATGATTGGGCGCGGTATTTTTCAGAATCCATTTGCTTTTGAGCAGGAGCCGAAGGATCACAGCAGTGAGGAATTGCTTGATCTGCTGCGGCTGCATCTGGATCTCTATGATAAATACTCCGTACAGGCACCACGTTCGTTCAGCCCTCTTCAACGATTCTTTAAAATATATGTCCGCGGATTCTGCGGGGCAAGTGAATTAAGAAATAACTTAATGAACACTAAGTCCACAAGTGAAGTGCGTGCGCTGCTCGATGAATTTGGAAGCAAGGAGCATGATGGGGTGGAGGAACATGGGGATTAA
- a CDS encoding AbrB/MazE/SpoVT family DNA-binding domain-containing protein, whose protein sequence is MFQVRKWGNSLGIRIPKSLALKVGIEEGSEVDLDVEDGHLIIKPKSATLDEILSQVTPENLHNEVSTGEQQGREVW, encoded by the coding sequence ATGTTTCAGGTTCGAAAATGGGGTAACAGCTTGGGCATTCGCATTCCGAAATCCCTTGCCCTAAAGGTCGGTATTGAGGAAGGCTCCGAAGTCGATCTTGATGTGGAAGATGGACATCTTATCATCAAGCCGAAGTCGGCTACACTGGACGAAATCCTTTCCCAGGTCACCCCGGAAAATCTCCATAATGAGGTCTCTACAGGCGAACAACAAGGACGGGAAGTATGGTAA
- the mazF gene encoding endoribonuclease MazF — protein MVTGGYVPDRGDLVWLQFNPQAGHEQAGKRPALVVSPASYNGKVGLSLLCPVTSKQKGYPFEVVIPQDLPIEGVILADQVKSLDWQSRQAVFICKVPQIILSDVVAKLDLLIR, from the coding sequence ATGGTAACGGGCGGGTATGTGCCGGATCGAGGCGACTTGGTATGGTTGCAGTTCAACCCGCAAGCGGGGCATGAACAGGCAGGCAAACGTCCGGCCTTGGTCGTGTCTCCTGCTTCCTATAATGGTAAGGTCGGACTTTCCTTGCTCTGTCCGGTAACTTCTAAACAAAAGGGCTACCCGTTTGAAGTAGTCATTCCGCAGGATCTGCCCATCGAAGGGGTTATCCTTGCCGATCAAGTAAAGAGTCTTGATTGGCAATCCCGACAGGCAGTGTTCATCTGTAAAGTACCACAGATCATACTGTCAGATGTCGTTGCCAAACTCGACTTACTGATTCGCTGA
- a CDS encoding MazG-like family protein: protein MDELIEKIIQFRDERDWKKFHDPKDLALSISLESSELLELFQWKNSQQAIEQNFSDMQDEIADILIYTLTLVHDLNIDVKDAILQKINKNAEKYPVSRFKGSSQKSTRQ from the coding sequence ATGGACGAACTAATCGAGAAAATCATCCAATTCCGCGACGAAAGGGACTGGAAGAAATTCCATGATCCCAAAGATCTGGCTCTCTCCATCTCGTTGGAGTCGAGCGAACTGCTGGAACTCTTCCAATGGAAGAACAGTCAGCAAGCCATAGAGCAAAATTTTTCCGACATGCAGGACGAAATCGCTGACATTCTCATCTACACGCTAACGCTCGTTCATGATTTAAATATCGACGTAAAGGATGCCATCCTTCAGAAAATAAACAAAAATGCGGAGAAATATCCGGTATCCCGTTTCAAGGGAAGTTCGCAAAAAAGTACGCGGCAGTGA
- a CDS encoding AAA family ATPase, translating to MNDVVNTQKEKYKVWVTENLGEKTGGWYTPYLEKLGQLLVKFALGGGYKENFFDYQSYSEYKNIYQEMTEQSDQDIERLVSGKGTPRYPQKFGMKKNLFRKKYAEDEYNRGVRGKPDNTGGIPDWGVLMRSYLIFLYYDENPTLTYPKKEKKIANQEDEIDNSINYWLISPGENSRLWDQFQGGNMIALGWDYLGDLKNYDSKEDVERKIAEQRADGVRPINDTKAVWDFYSEIQQGDVIYVKEGIKTILARGVVAGDYYFDNDVSEYKHRRKVDWLQVGKWELYQTFAQKTLTCLNSYPNFIVEIDQVMNEDFIDPKMAEVNGFRNWLSNQVTDTGVSLNDKTVTQKVNALKDIEQHFDTLIFGETDIEQLKQLKDVVVSDKSYKKYKGVSGSSIDYYIRFVESKPTVQENESFTMEDFLSDVFIEKKEIVRLISLLENKKNLILKGAPGVGKTFISKRLAYVMMEEKDETRIHMVQFHQSYSYEDFIEGLRPKAEGDGFELKQGPFVKFARKAARDPERDYFFIIDEINRGNMSKILGELMMLIEADKRGEQINLLYSNDKFSVPSNLYIIGMMNTADRSLALLDYALRRRFSFYEIKPAFQNDTFKSYINDLNNPQCLNRIIDEIKRLNNQIVKELGSGFQIGHSYFTGDAYKVDTANRVEEVIEYEIIPQLFEYWFDDEQKADDWAERLRGCYDGEK from the coding sequence ATGAATGATGTTGTAAATACTCAAAAAGAAAAATATAAAGTTTGGGTTACGGAAAACTTAGGTGAAAAAACAGGTGGATGGTACACGCCATATCTTGAGAAACTTGGACAATTGTTAGTAAAGTTTGCATTAGGTGGCGGTTATAAGGAGAATTTCTTTGATTATCAATCATATTCAGAATATAAAAATATTTATCAAGAAATGACGGAACAAAGTGATCAGGATATTGAGAGGTTAGTAAGTGGTAAAGGTACGCCACGATATCCACAAAAGTTTGGTATGAAAAAAAATCTGTTTAGAAAAAAATATGCGGAAGATGAATATAATCGCGGCGTAAGAGGTAAGCCTGATAATACAGGTGGAATACCTGACTGGGGCGTTTTAATGCGATCATATCTAATATTTTTATATTATGATGAGAATCCTACTTTAACTTATCCTAAAAAAGAGAAGAAAATTGCAAATCAAGAAGATGAAATTGATAACAGCATTAATTATTGGTTAATTTCACCTGGTGAAAATTCGAGATTATGGGATCAGTTCCAGGGCGGAAATATGATTGCACTTGGTTGGGACTATTTAGGGGATCTAAAAAACTATGATTCAAAGGAAGATGTTGAACGGAAAATAGCTGAGCAAAGAGCGGATGGGGTGCGTCCTATAAATGATACAAAGGCTGTGTGGGATTTTTATAGTGAAATTCAACAAGGAGACGTTATATATGTAAAAGAAGGAATTAAGACAATCCTCGCACGCGGAGTTGTTGCGGGAGATTATTATTTCGATAATGATGTATCAGAATATAAACATAGAAGAAAAGTAGATTGGCTTCAAGTTGGAAAGTGGGAACTATATCAGACATTTGCTCAGAAAACATTAACATGTTTAAATTCTTATCCTAATTTTATTGTAGAAATTGATCAAGTAATGAATGAAGACTTTATTGATCCAAAAATGGCTGAAGTGAATGGATTTCGAAATTGGTTATCTAATCAAGTTACGGATACAGGAGTTAGCTTGAATGATAAAACAGTTACGCAAAAAGTAAATGCGTTAAAGGATATAGAGCAACATTTTGATACTCTAATTTTTGGTGAAACAGATATTGAGCAACTAAAACAGTTGAAAGATGTTGTTGTATCAGATAAATCCTACAAAAAATATAAAGGTGTATCAGGAAGTTCAATAGACTACTACATTCGTTTTGTTGAATCAAAGCCCACTGTTCAGGAAAATGAATCCTTTACAATGGAGGATTTTCTTTCGGATGTTTTTATCGAAAAAAAGGAAATTGTACGTCTAATATCTCTACTTGAAAATAAGAAGAATCTTATATTGAAAGGTGCACCAGGAGTAGGTAAGACGTTTATTTCCAAACGTTTAGCGTATGTAATGATGGAAGAAAAAGATGAAACGCGTATTCATATGGTTCAGTTTCACCAAAGCTATAGTTATGAGGACTTCATTGAAGGGTTACGTCCAAAAGCTGAAGGGGATGGATTTGAACTGAAACAAGGTCCGTTTGTGAAGTTTGCTAGAAAAGCAGCACGAGATCCAGAACGAGACTACTTCTTTATTATTGATGAAATTAATCGTGGGAATATGAGTAAAATACTTGGGGAATTAATGATGCTTATCGAAGCGGATAAGCGAGGCGAGCAGATCAATCTTCTCTACTCTAATGATAAGTTTTCGGTGCCATCGAATTTATACATCATTGGAATGATGAATACTGCGGATAGAAGCTTAGCTTTATTAGACTACGCACTTAGAAGAAGGTTTTCGTTTTATGAAATTAAGCCAGCTTTCCAAAATGATACATTTAAGTCCTATATAAATGATTTAAATAATCCACAATGTTTAAACCGTATCATTGATGAAATTAAAAGATTAAATAATCAAATTGTTAAAGAGCTAGGATCAGGATTTCAAATTGGGCATAGCTACTTTACAGGCGATGCTTATAAAGTAGATACCGCAAATCGTGTAGAGGAAGTAATTGAATATGAAATTATTCCACAGCTATTTGAGTATTGGTTTGATGATGAACAGAAGGCAGACGATTGGGCTGAACGACTAAGAGGTTGTTACGATGGAGAGAAATAA
- a CDS encoding 5-methylcytosine restriction system specificity protein McrC, with protein sequence MERNNNIPIRNIYYMLSYAYQTLNLSEYNQIGTEKFENVKELYTEILAIGIPVLIRGGLIKDYINIEEDSNVIKGGIDINSTINKNTLIIKKVSVVYDDFSGNILLNQIIKATLVYLSRSNKINKKIRRIFYGLLPYFTEVSDVELNLKLWKNLRYNRQNIRYQFIVDVCRYLYEQLLLDENSTSQRMKEVQEEQRLWSLYEKFIYAFFRRETEYIVSHPQIQWIVDDEFADALPIMQTDLVLQKDKKTLIVDAKFYSENMAVRFEGGVPKQISSNLYQMFTYINNWEKQRDETVAGMLLYAKTTALNQPNHVYSIKGNQILVVSLDLQQDFNGIKENLIAYANQFFE encoded by the coding sequence ATGGAGAGAAATAATAATATTCCAATTCGTAATATATACTATATGCTTTCCTATGCATATCAAACGTTAAATCTTTCCGAGTATAATCAAATTGGAACAGAAAAGTTTGAGAATGTTAAAGAGCTGTATACAGAAATTTTAGCGATAGGTATACCCGTTTTGATCCGCGGAGGATTAATTAAAGATTATATAAATATTGAAGAGGATTCCAATGTTATTAAGGGGGGAATTGATATTAATTCTACGATAAATAAAAATACATTGATAATTAAGAAAGTTTCAGTAGTTTATGATGATTTCTCTGGAAATATATTGTTGAATCAAATTATCAAAGCGACACTCGTTTACCTATCGCGCTCAAATAAAATAAATAAAAAGATACGTAGAATTTTTTACGGTTTACTGCCTTATTTCACAGAAGTATCAGATGTAGAGCTGAACTTGAAGCTATGGAAAAACCTTAGATATAACCGCCAAAACATTCGCTATCAATTCATTGTAGATGTGTGTAGATATCTTTATGAGCAGTTATTATTGGATGAAAACTCAACATCTCAAAGGATGAAAGAGGTTCAAGAAGAACAAAGATTATGGTCTTTATATGAAAAATTCATTTATGCATTTTTCAGACGTGAAACGGAATATATCGTATCCCATCCTCAAATTCAGTGGATTGTTGATGATGAATTTGCAGATGCATTACCGATTATGCAAACAGACCTTGTACTTCAAAAAGATAAAAAAACATTGATTGTGGATGCAAAGTTTTATTCTGAGAATATGGCAGTAAGGTTTGAAGGTGGAGTTCCCAAGCAAATATCTTCTAACCTGTATCAAATGTTTACGTATATAAATAATTGGGAAAAACAGAGGGATGAGACTGTTGCAGGTATGCTACTTTATGCCAAAACAACCGCTTTAAATCAACCTAACCATGTTTACAGTATTAAAGGTAATCAAATTTTAGTTGTATCTCTTGATTTACAACAAGATTTTAACGGCATAAAGGAAAACTTAATAGCATATGCCAATCAATTTTTTGAATAG
- a CDS encoding type I restriction-modification system subunit M: MITSEEIKRRLWDGATELRGSMDASRYKDYMLGLMFYKFLSDKTLEAFKVTSGLGNLTESELVEEYIEAKEEYGEQLDKMIQNVLGYYVSPEYLYQTWLKDINSGEFEVQKVTDGLNNFERTIAASGDSNDFRGLFSSSTLDLTDTALGSNLNERSKSVKALILLFADLNMVALQKGDVLGDAYEYLIGQFAMESGKKAGEFYTPRQVSEVMAQIAAKTPGIKTIYDPTVGSGSLLLTVKKHLDEDVQRNLSYYGQEKNTATYNLTRMNLLLHGVRPEKMTIKNGDTLSQDWPEDPEHANEGVLFDAVVMNPPYSVKNWNRAELKVSDPRFEVAGVLPPDSKGDFAFLLHGLFHLGQNGTMAIVLPHGVLFRGSSEGEIRKRLLKKNYMDTIIGLPNNLFSNTGIPVVVIILKKNRRIDEPVLIIDASHSYIKVGKQNVLQEKDIAKIVDTYIERREEKGYSHLATREEIMDNQYNLNIPRYIEAVDGEIPHDVDAHLYGGIPRSNINELKILQSTVPDIMERSLKEVRQGYVELAKPVEEISSDILNDPRIIEQLKELECKAMAYVDKYWGILRNGRVEIDSTPLMEEMLFEIKAILSQFPNIDVYDGYQIVAEIWKNALTQDTEIIALSDFYTAGRTREPNMVTKGTGDKKREEQDGWVGSIVPNELIAKQLYRDQLEEIESKNIRIQEIETELADWVEAAKVDDSDEANALSGTLNEAGEAFENKTVKVELKKAIKGTVEYKLLSKVEKLITDKLALSKAVKEDEKALKEAVQARIQTLTNEEIDNLMYEKWFGNTVDAMVALVERSLKKELSTLQMLHNRYADTLSAIDNESRDLESAFEALMNKLVVIL, translated from the coding sequence GTGATTACATCAGAAGAAATCAAACGTAGATTATGGGACGGAGCAACTGAACTACGTGGTTCAATGGATGCCAGCCGTTATAAAGATTATATGCTTGGGTTGATGTTCTACAAATTTTTGAGTGATAAGACTTTAGAAGCATTCAAAGTTACCAGCGGTTTAGGGAATTTGACTGAATCCGAATTGGTCGAGGAATATATTGAGGCAAAAGAGGAATACGGTGAACAGCTTGATAAAATGATTCAGAATGTACTCGGTTATTATGTTTCACCTGAGTATCTCTATCAGACTTGGTTAAAGGACATCAATTCAGGAGAATTTGAGGTTCAAAAAGTAACGGATGGCTTGAATAACTTTGAGCGTACGATTGCTGCATCCGGCGATTCAAATGATTTCAGGGGATTATTCTCAAGTTCTACCCTTGATTTAACGGACACTGCTCTAGGCAGCAACTTAAATGAACGTAGCAAAAGTGTTAAAGCGTTGATTTTGCTGTTTGCAGACTTGAACATGGTGGCGCTGCAAAAAGGCGATGTACTCGGTGATGCGTATGAGTACCTAATTGGTCAGTTTGCGATGGAGTCAGGGAAGAAAGCAGGCGAATTCTACACACCACGACAAGTTAGTGAAGTTATGGCTCAAATTGCAGCGAAAACGCCAGGTATCAAGACAATCTATGACCCAACTGTCGGCTCTGGCTCACTTCTTCTAACAGTTAAGAAACATTTGGATGAAGATGTTCAGAGAAATCTTAGCTATTACGGGCAAGAGAAAAATACAGCCACCTATAACTTGACTCGTATGAACTTGTTGCTTCATGGTGTTCGTCCAGAAAAAATGACCATTAAAAACGGCGACACCCTTTCTCAAGACTGGCCAGAAGATCCAGAACATGCAAACGAAGGCGTGCTGTTTGATGCAGTAGTTATGAATCCACCTTATTCTGTTAAAAATTGGAACAGGGCGGAATTGAAGGTCAGCGATCCCCGTTTTGAAGTTGCTGGGGTGTTACCACCAGACTCAAAAGGAGATTTTGCATTTCTTTTACACGGATTATTTCACTTAGGTCAGAACGGTACAATGGCAATTGTCTTGCCTCACGGAGTTTTATTCCGTGGTTCATCTGAGGGAGAAATTCGTAAACGGTTGCTTAAGAAGAATTACATGGATACCATCATAGGCTTGCCAAACAATTTATTCTCCAATACAGGTATCCCAGTAGTTGTCATCATTTTGAAGAAGAACCGAAGAATTGACGAACCTGTCTTAATCATTGATGCTTCTCATAGCTATATTAAAGTTGGGAAGCAAAATGTTCTGCAAGAGAAAGACATCGCAAAAATTGTGGACACATACATTGAACGTCGAGAAGAGAAAGGGTACAGTCATTTAGCAACTCGTGAAGAAATAATGGATAATCAGTATAACCTGAATATTCCTCGTTATATTGAGGCGGTTGACGGCGAGATTCCTCACGATGTGGATGCCCATCTCTATGGTGGAATTCCTAGAAGTAACATTAACGAGTTAAAGATTTTGCAATCTACAGTGCCTGATATTATGGAACGATCTTTGAAAGAAGTTCGTCAGGGCTATGTTGAACTAGCAAAGCCTGTGGAGGAAATCTCTTCTGATATCTTGAATGACCCTCGTATTATTGAACAGCTAAAAGAACTCGAATGCAAAGCTATGGCTTATGTTGATAAATACTGGGGTATTTTGAGAAATGGAAGGGTAGAAATTGATTCAACTCCTTTGATGGAAGAAATGCTTTTTGAAATCAAGGCGATTTTATCTCAGTTCCCAAATATTGATGTATATGATGGATATCAGATTGTGGCTGAGATTTGGAAGAATGCCTTGACCCAAGATACGGAAATCATCGCGTTAAGTGACTTCTATACAGCAGGACGTACCCGTGAACCGAATATGGTTACAAAAGGAACTGGTGATAAGAAAAGAGAAGAGCAGGATGGCTGGGTTGGCAGTATCGTTCCGAATGAGTTGATTGCAAAACAATTATATAGAGATCAACTAGAAGAAATCGAGTCGAAAAATATCCGTATTCAAGAGATTGAAACGGAACTGGCTGACTGGGTTGAGGCTGCAAAAGTGGATGATAGCGATGAAGCCAATGCTTTAAGCGGGACATTGAATGAAGCTGGTGAAGCTTTTGAAAACAAAACAGTCAAAGTAGAACTGAAGAAAGCTATTAAAGGAACAGTTGAATATAAACTTTTGAGTAAAGTTGAGAAGTTGATTACAGATAAATTAGCGCTTAGCAAGGCGGTTAAAGAGGATGAAAAGGCGCTCAAAGAAGCCGTGCAAGCACGCATTCAAACTTTGACAAACGAAGAAATCGACAACTTAATGTATGAAAAATGGTTTGGTAACACCGTAGATGCTATGGTTGCACTTGTAGAGCGGTCATTAAAAAAAGAGTTGAGCACTTTACAAATGTTGCACAATCGTTATGCTGATACTTTGTCGGCAATTGATAATGAAAGTCGAGACTTGGAATCAGCGTTTGAAGCTTTGATGAACAAATTGGTGGTTATATTATGA